The following are from one region of the Planctomonas sp. JC2975 genome:
- the moaA gene encoding GTP 3',8-cyclase MoaA, giving the protein MAETIRRGAGQGARALPATGELADQRGRRLTDLRVSVTDRCNFRCVYCMPREIFGRDYAFLPRAELLTFEEIERVVLAGMRLGVRKVRLTGGEPLLRKGIEELVAMLAALRTPDGQRLDLALTTNGSALAAKAEALAEAGLNRVTVSVDSLDDETFRRMNDVDFPLQRVLDGLEAARGAGLGPVKVNMVVKRGQNDDDVLPMAEHFRGSGCVLRFIEYMDVGTTNGWRLEEVVPSSEVLARIAAVHPLEPIAPTAPGETATRWRYRDGTGEIGVISSVTQPFCSGCTRARLSTDGRLYTCLFADHGTDLRALLRSGSDDDGLTAAMAGVWSRREDRYSELRASSTPSSGRSAADRDGHRIEMSYIGG; this is encoded by the coding sequence GTGGCGGAGACGATCCGGAGAGGAGCCGGGCAGGGTGCTCGGGCGCTGCCTGCCACCGGCGAGCTCGCGGATCAGCGCGGCAGACGCCTCACGGACCTGCGTGTCTCCGTCACCGATCGCTGCAACTTCCGCTGCGTGTACTGCATGCCGCGGGAGATCTTCGGACGCGACTACGCCTTCCTCCCGCGGGCAGAGCTGCTCACGTTCGAGGAGATCGAACGCGTCGTTCTGGCCGGAATGCGCCTCGGCGTTCGCAAGGTGCGGCTGACCGGCGGCGAGCCGCTGCTGCGCAAGGGCATCGAGGAGCTCGTCGCCATGCTCGCCGCCCTGCGCACTCCGGACGGTCAGCGGCTCGACCTCGCCCTGACGACGAACGGATCCGCGCTGGCCGCCAAGGCCGAAGCCCTGGCCGAGGCCGGTCTGAACAGGGTCACCGTCTCCGTCGACTCCCTCGACGACGAGACGTTCCGGCGCATGAACGACGTGGACTTCCCGCTCCAGAGGGTGTTGGACGGACTCGAGGCCGCACGCGGTGCGGGACTGGGACCGGTCAAGGTGAACATGGTCGTCAAGCGCGGGCAGAACGACGACGACGTGCTGCCCATGGCGGAGCATTTCCGCGGGAGCGGATGCGTGCTGCGTTTCATCGAGTACATGGACGTCGGCACGACCAACGGGTGGCGCCTGGAGGAGGTGGTGCCATCGAGCGAGGTGCTGGCGCGGATCGCCGCCGTCCATCCGCTCGAGCCGATCGCGCCGACCGCACCCGGCGAGACGGCGACACGGTGGCGCTATCGGGACGGCACCGGCGAGATCGGGGTCATCTCCTCCGTGACGCAGCCGTTCTGCTCGGGCTGCACCAGGGCACGTCTGTCGACCGACGGACGGCTCTACACCTGCCTGTTCGCCGACCACGGCACGGACCTTCGGGCCCTGTTGCGATCAGGATCCGACGACGACGGGCTCACCGCCGCGATGGCCGGCGTCTGGTCGAGACGAGAGGACAGGTACTCGGAGCTGCGGGCATCGTCGACGCCGTCCTCCGGCCGATCCGCTGCTGACCGCGATGGCCACCGCATCGAGATGTCGTACATCGGCGGATGA
- the fdhD gene encoding formate dehydrogenase accessory sulfurtransferase FdhD, whose amino-acid sequence MGRVTTRRRVARLTIGAAIARREDTLVVEEPLEIRVGGRSLAVTMRTPGNDVELAAGFLVSEGVIHRGDDFATARFCAGEGVENTYNVLDVTLGPGVAPPSSALAREFFTTSSCGICGKSSIDAVRTSSAFEVRDDQVRVPVQTLVQLPDRLRAAQDVFEKTGGLHAACLYRVADDELMVVREDVGRHNAVDKVVGWALTHDLLPLTGTVLMVSGRASFELTQKALMAGIPMLAAVSAPSSLAVELAIDAGMSLIGFVRGDSMVVYAGGQRVDETCTEGSAA is encoded by the coding sequence ATGGGCAGGGTCACGACCCGACGTCGAGTCGCCCGGCTGACGATCGGCGCCGCAATCGCGAGACGGGAAGACACCCTCGTCGTCGAGGAACCACTCGAAATCCGTGTCGGCGGGCGCTCGCTCGCCGTGACGATGCGGACACCGGGCAACGACGTCGAGTTGGCGGCGGGCTTCCTGGTCTCGGAGGGAGTCATCCATCGCGGCGACGACTTCGCCACCGCACGGTTCTGTGCCGGTGAGGGCGTGGAGAACACGTACAACGTGCTCGACGTGACGCTCGGTCCGGGAGTCGCGCCGCCGTCATCCGCTCTCGCCAGGGAGTTCTTCACGACCAGCTCGTGCGGCATCTGCGGAAAGTCGAGCATCGACGCCGTGCGCACGAGTTCGGCGTTCGAGGTGCGCGACGACCAGGTGCGCGTGCCGGTGCAGACGCTGGTGCAGCTGCCCGATCGGCTGCGAGCAGCCCAGGACGTCTTCGAGAAGACCGGGGGCCTGCACGCCGCCTGTCTGTACCGAGTCGCCGACGACGAGCTCATGGTCGTGCGCGAAGACGTCGGCAGGCACAACGCCGTCGACAAGGTGGTCGGCTGGGCGCTGACCCACGACCTGCTTCCGCTGACCGGGACCGTGCTGATGGTCTCCGGCCGCGCGAGCTTCGAACTGACGCAGAAGGCGCTCATGGCCGGCATTCCGATGCTGGCGGCGGTGTCCGCTCCGTCATCGCTGGCTGTGGAACTCGCCATCGACGCAGGCATGAGCCTGATCGGATTCGTGCGCGGCGACTCGATGGTGGTCTACGCGGGCGGGCAGCGGGTCGACGAGACGTGTACGGAGGGAAGTGCGGCATGA
- a CDS encoding FdhF/YdeP family oxidoreductase gives MTINEAPSERTVDDVENLQISHPKQWAAGIPGILHSVGPAVRELGPTRAAKLLTSMNHKDGFDCMSCAWPDPSHRKVAEFCENGAKAVTWEATPVTVASSFWAEHPIPVLLEKSEYWLGMQGRLIEPVYKAADSDHYEPIAWEEAFRIIGDKLKSLDSPDRAAFYTSGRTSNEAAFTYQLFARAFGTNNLPDCSNMCHESTGAALGEVIGVGKCTVTYDDFANADLIVIMGQNPGTNHPRMLTALEEAKQAGAKIVAVNPLPEAGLMRYKNPQQVGGWIGKGTGLADDYLQIRLSGDQALMQAVAKRVLEAEDAAPGTVLDRDFIDTYCQGFDEYAAAVRELDEVDVLRATGLTAGEIGGLADRYMKADRVIITWAMGLTQHKSAVATIKDIMNLLFLRGNIGKPGAGASPIRGHSNVQGDRTMGIWEKMPPAFLDKLQQEFHFDPPRTNGVDSVDGIRALADGRISVWFALGGNLVAAISDTDVAENAVQKADLTVQVSTKLNRSHAVVGKEALILPTMGRTEIDLQASGEQFVSVEDTVCAVHPSWGKVEPVSPNLLSEVSIITRLARATLGDSVPIDWAGFENDYDRIRDHIARVCPGCEDYNTKIRREGGFVLPHGPRDSRTFPTDTGKAKFTENELKYVECPDGRLLLQTIRAHDQFNTTIYSLNDRYRGVKKGRDVVFVNPLDIAELGLRDGQRVDVHSEFSDGVDRVIRGFRLVSYPTARGCAAAYFPEANPLVPLDATADVSNTPASKSVVIRIEPAAMLVSV, from the coding sequence ATGACGATCAACGAAGCGCCGAGCGAGCGAACGGTCGACGACGTCGAGAACCTCCAGATCTCGCATCCGAAGCAATGGGCCGCCGGCATCCCAGGGATCCTGCATTCGGTCGGACCGGCGGTGCGGGAGCTGGGCCCGACGCGCGCCGCGAAGCTGCTGACCTCGATGAACCACAAGGACGGCTTCGACTGCATGAGCTGTGCGTGGCCGGATCCGTCGCACCGCAAAGTTGCGGAGTTCTGCGAGAACGGAGCGAAGGCGGTGACCTGGGAGGCGACGCCCGTCACCGTTGCGAGTTCCTTCTGGGCCGAGCATCCGATTCCGGTCCTGCTGGAGAAGTCGGAGTACTGGCTGGGCATGCAGGGGCGGCTCATCGAGCCCGTCTACAAGGCCGCCGACAGCGATCACTACGAGCCGATCGCCTGGGAGGAGGCGTTCCGCATCATCGGCGACAAGCTGAAGTCGCTGGACTCCCCCGACCGCGCCGCCTTCTACACGAGCGGCCGTACGTCGAACGAGGCCGCGTTCACGTATCAGCTCTTCGCGCGGGCGTTCGGCACCAACAACCTGCCCGACTGCTCCAACATGTGCCACGAGTCCACGGGTGCCGCGCTCGGCGAGGTGATCGGCGTCGGCAAATGCACGGTGACGTACGACGACTTCGCCAACGCGGACCTCATCGTCATCATGGGCCAGAACCCGGGCACCAACCATCCGCGCATGCTGACGGCACTCGAGGAGGCGAAGCAGGCAGGGGCGAAGATCGTGGCGGTCAATCCACTGCCGGAGGCGGGCCTCATGCGGTACAAGAACCCGCAGCAGGTCGGCGGCTGGATCGGCAAGGGAACGGGTCTCGCCGACGACTACCTGCAGATCAGGCTGAGCGGCGACCAGGCACTCATGCAGGCCGTGGCGAAGCGTGTGCTCGAGGCGGAGGATGCCGCGCCGGGCACCGTGCTCGACCGCGACTTCATCGACACGTACTGCCAGGGATTCGACGAGTACGCGGCAGCCGTGCGCGAGCTGGACGAAGTGGATGTGCTTCGAGCGACCGGCCTCACTGCTGGAGAGATCGGCGGACTCGCCGACCGCTATATGAAGGCGGATCGCGTCATCATCACGTGGGCGATGGGCCTCACCCAGCACAAGAGCGCAGTGGCGACGATCAAGGACATCATGAACCTGCTGTTCCTGCGCGGGAACATCGGGAAGCCGGGGGCCGGCGCCTCGCCCATCCGCGGACACAGCAACGTTCAGGGCGACCGCACCATGGGCATCTGGGAGAAGATGCCGCCGGCCTTCCTCGACAAGCTGCAGCAGGAGTTCCACTTCGACCCGCCGCGCACGAACGGCGTCGACAGTGTGGACGGCATCCGTGCACTGGCCGACGGCCGCATCTCCGTGTGGTTCGCGCTCGGCGGCAACCTGGTTGCCGCCATCTCCGACACCGATGTCGCCGAGAACGCCGTGCAGAAGGCCGACCTGACCGTTCAGGTGTCGACCAAGCTCAACAGGTCGCACGCCGTCGTCGGCAAGGAGGCGCTCATCCTGCCGACGATGGGACGCACGGAGATCGATCTCCAGGCATCCGGCGAGCAGTTCGTCTCGGTGGAAGACACCGTGTGCGCCGTGCATCCGTCATGGGGCAAGGTGGAGCCGGTATCGCCGAACCTGCTGTCGGAAGTGTCCATCATCACGCGGCTTGCCCGTGCGACGCTCGGTGACTCCGTGCCCATCGACTGGGCCGGATTCGAGAACGACTACGACAGGATCCGGGATCACATCGCCCGCGTCTGCCCCGGCTGCGAGGACTACAACACCAAGATCCGCAGGGAGGGCGGCTTCGTGCTACCGCACGGACCACGCGATTCGCGCACATTCCCCACCGACACCGGCAAGGCGAAGTTCACCGAGAACGAGTTGAAGTACGTGGAATGCCCTGACGGGCGGCTGCTGCTGCAGACCATCAGGGCTCACGACCAGTTCAACACCACCATCTACAGCCTGAACGACAGGTATCGCGGCGTGAAGAAGGGCCGCGACGTGGTGTTCGTGAATCCGCTCGACATCGCCGAGCTCGGGCTGCGCGACGGCCAGCGCGTCGACGTGCACAGCGAGTTCAGCGACGGCGTCGACCGCGTGATCCGCGGGTTCCGGCTCGTGTCGTATCCGACAGCGCGCGGATGCGCCGCCGCCTACTTCCCCGAGGCGAATCCGCTGGTGCCGCTCGACGCCACGGCAGACGTCAGCAACACGCCGGCGTCGAAGTCCGTCGTCATCCGCATCGAACCGGCGGCGATGCTCGTGAGCGTCTGA
- a CDS encoding ABC-F family ATP-binding cassette domain-containing protein, which produces MAHLLGAEALHLEFPTKVVFDSVSLGVNEGDRIGIVGRNGDGKSSLLAMLAGRREPDAGRVTVRGGIRIGVLDQDDVLDDTHTVGHIVVGDMPEHEWAGDARVRDVIAGLLADIPWDARIGSLSGGQRRRAALAALLTGDWDVLALDEPTNHLDVEAITWLAGHLKRRWAASAGGLLVVTHDRWFLDEICTATWEVHDRIVEPFDGGYAAYILQRVERDRMAAATEAKRQNLARKELAWLRRGAPARTSKPKFRIDAANALIEDVPPIRDSVSLKALAVSRLGKEVVDLVDASVSYPVRDDDGTIEGAPEGRADGASVDTSTADHAERKPVLRDVEWRIAPGERTGILGVNGAGKSTLLGLVAGTVQPTSGRVKRGKTVKVASLTQRLDELEQHLGDPVRVVLSRLRTTYTIGSGSKAQDLTPGQMLERLGFSSPQLSTPVKDLSGGQKRRLQLLLILLDQPNVLILDEPTNDLDTDMLAAMEDLLDSWPGTLIVVSHDRYFIERVTDQQYAILDHRLRHLPGGVDEYLRLRALEEKRGAGARTTGSARDGAASGGSAGSVGLVSAGSTSGAGRTDGASATGDGGGLQGAALRDAQKEVASIERRIAKLVERIDAERTALAEHDQADYAGLLAKTDAIGSLELEASALEERWFELTELIG; this is translated from the coding sequence ATGGCGCATCTTCTCGGGGCCGAAGCCCTGCATCTCGAGTTCCCCACCAAGGTCGTCTTCGACTCCGTCTCGCTCGGAGTCAACGAGGGCGACCGCATCGGCATCGTCGGCCGCAACGGCGACGGCAAGTCGAGCCTGCTGGCCATGCTCGCTGGGCGGCGAGAACCCGACGCGGGCAGGGTGACGGTGCGCGGCGGCATCCGCATCGGCGTGCTCGACCAGGATGACGTGCTCGACGACACGCACACCGTGGGGCACATCGTGGTCGGCGACATGCCCGAGCACGAGTGGGCCGGCGACGCGCGCGTGCGCGACGTGATCGCCGGACTGCTGGCGGACATCCCGTGGGATGCCCGCATCGGCTCCCTGAGCGGCGGTCAGCGGCGCCGCGCGGCCCTCGCCGCGCTGCTGACCGGTGACTGGGACGTGCTCGCTCTCGACGAGCCGACGAACCACCTCGACGTCGAGGCCATCACGTGGCTGGCAGGGCACTTGAAGCGTCGTTGGGCAGCCAGCGCGGGCGGCCTGCTGGTCGTGACGCACGACAGGTGGTTCCTCGACGAGATCTGCACGGCGACGTGGGAGGTGCACGACCGCATCGTCGAGCCGTTCGATGGCGGGTACGCCGCCTACATCCTGCAGCGCGTGGAGCGCGACCGGATGGCCGCGGCCACCGAGGCGAAACGGCAGAACCTGGCGCGCAAGGAGCTCGCGTGGCTGCGCCGCGGCGCACCGGCGCGCACGTCGAAGCCGAAGTTCCGCATCGACGCCGCGAACGCGCTGATCGAGGACGTGCCGCCCATCCGCGACTCGGTCTCGCTCAAGGCGCTCGCGGTGTCGCGACTGGGCAAGGAGGTCGTCGATCTCGTCGATGCGTCGGTGTCGTATCCGGTCCGCGACGATGACGGCACGATCGAAGGCGCACCCGAGGGCCGAGCGGACGGCGCGTCCGTCGACACCTCGACCGCAGATCACGCTGAGCGGAAACCAGTGCTCCGCGACGTGGAGTGGCGGATCGCGCCCGGCGAGCGCACGGGCATCCTGGGGGTCAACGGCGCGGGCAAGTCGACGCTGCTCGGACTGGTCGCCGGCACGGTCCAGCCGACGTCCGGCCGCGTGAAACGCGGCAAGACCGTCAAGGTCGCCTCCCTCACCCAGCGCCTGGACGAGCTCGAGCAGCATCTCGGCGACCCAGTGCGGGTGGTGCTCTCGCGTCTGCGTACGACCTACACGATCGGATCCGGATCCAAGGCCCAGGACCTCACGCCGGGCCAGATGCTGGAACGACTCGGATTCTCCTCCCCGCAGCTCTCCACGCCCGTGAAGGATCTCTCCGGCGGCCAGAAGCGGCGCCTTCAGCTGCTTCTCATCCTGCTCGACCAGCCGAACGTGCTGATCCTCGACGAGCCGACGAACGACCTCGACACCGACATGCTCGCCGCCATGGAGGACCTGCTCGACTCGTGGCCGGGAACCCTCATCGTCGTCTCGCACGACAGGTACTTCATCGAGCGCGTCACCGACCAGCAGTACGCCATCCTGGACCACCGACTGCGCCACCTGCCAGGAGGGGTGGACGAATACCTGCGGCTGAGGGCGCTCGAGGAGAAACGGGGTGCCGGCGCCCGGACGACCGGTTCGGCTCGAGACGGCGCAGCGTCCGGCGGCTCTGCCGGGTCGGTCGGGCTCGTTTCGGCGGGCTCGACCAGCGGTGCAGGCCGGACCGACGGTGCGAGCGCGACGGGTGACGGCGGGGGGCTCCAAGGCGCCGCCCTCCGCGACGCGCAGAAGGAGGTCGCGTCGATCGAGCGCCGCATCGCCAAGCTCGTCGAGCGCATCGACGCCGAGCGGACGGCCCTGGCCGAACACGACCAGGCGGACTACGCCGGCCTGCTCGCGAAGACGGATGCCATCGGCTCGCTCGAGCTCGAGGCATCCGCTCTGGAGGAGCGCTGGTTCGAGCTCACGGAGTTGATCGGCTAG
- a CDS encoding MFS transporter, with protein sequence MTDVAGWRGHDRGTPEYRRIVIALGFAGVATFAQLYSPQGILPLVARDLHVTAAQSALLISAATIGLAVGVLPWSWLAGRIGCLPAMRIALVAAVVFGSAVVVVPGFEAVLVLRVLEGLALGGVPALAITYLHEEVRASHTVVAAATYVSGTTIGGLLGRIVAAPFAELGGWRLGVGVVLALCAVATVGFVLITPKPFGSRRSEQATLVWAAKAALANLRNVGMLVLFAQAFLLMGGFVTVYNYLAFRLEAPPFELGAFATSLLFLAYLAGTYTSRQAGGSARRFGRRAVLLTGIAVMIAGALLTLATQLVAVIVGLVVFTGGFFAAHAIASGWVGARATVGRAQAASLYNVFYYLGSSLIGWVGGFVYGGGGWSATIALVAGLAVLAAALVVVYAFRSRRAPAS encoded by the coding sequence ATGACCGACGTCGCGGGATGGCGCGGCCACGACCGCGGAACGCCGGAGTACCGACGCATCGTGATCGCGCTCGGCTTCGCCGGCGTGGCGACCTTCGCCCAGTTGTATTCCCCGCAAGGCATACTCCCTCTCGTCGCCCGCGATCTGCACGTCACTGCAGCCCAGTCCGCACTCCTCATCTCTGCTGCGACCATCGGGCTCGCCGTCGGCGTGCTGCCGTGGTCGTGGCTCGCCGGTCGGATCGGATGCCTGCCGGCGATGCGCATCGCGCTCGTCGCAGCCGTCGTGTTCGGCTCGGCCGTCGTGGTGGTGCCGGGCTTCGAGGCGGTCCTCGTGCTGCGCGTGCTGGAGGGTCTAGCGCTGGGCGGTGTTCCCGCGCTGGCGATCACATACCTGCACGAAGAGGTGCGGGCGTCGCACACGGTGGTGGCGGCCGCCACCTACGTCTCCGGCACGACGATCGGCGGACTGCTCGGCCGCATCGTCGCAGCGCCGTTCGCGGAACTCGGCGGCTGGCGTCTCGGCGTCGGGGTGGTCCTGGCGCTGTGCGCCGTCGCGACCGTGGGGTTCGTCCTCATCACGCCGAAGCCGTTCGGCAGTCGGCGATCGGAGCAGGCGACGCTCGTATGGGCGGCGAAGGCGGCGCTCGCGAACCTGCGCAACGTCGGGATGCTGGTGCTGTTCGCTCAGGCGTTCCTGCTCATGGGCGGCTTCGTCACGGTCTACAACTACCTGGCGTTCCGGCTGGAGGCGCCGCCGTTCGAGCTCGGCGCGTTCGCGACGTCGTTGCTCTTCCTCGCCTATCTGGCGGGCACGTACACGTCACGGCAGGCCGGAGGGTCCGCCCGTCGCTTCGGGCGCAGAGCTGTACTGCTGACCGGAATCGCCGTGATGATCGCGGGAGCACTCCTCACGCTGGCGACCCAGCTGGTCGCGGTGATCGTCGGACTCGTCGTGTTCACCGGCGGATTCTTCGCGGCCCATGCGATCGCATCCGGCTGGGTCGGCGCACGGGCGACGGTCGGCCGGGCACAGGCCGCCTCGCTCTACAACGTCTTCTACTACCTCGGATCGAGCCTCATCGGCTGGGTTGGCGGCTTCGTCTACGGCGGAGGGGGATGGAGCGCGACGATCGCGCTCGTCGCGGGACTCGCCGTACTCGCGGCGGCACTCGTCGTCGTGTACGCGTTCCGGTCACGCCGGGCGCCCGCGTCCTGA
- a CDS encoding 4-(cytidine 5'-diphospho)-2-C-methyl-D-erythritol kinase has product MTSASLGLPVHARAPGKVNLYLGVGSVGDDGYHDVATVYQAVSLYEDVRVWPASQVTVSFSGPIDCSGLPTDDSNIAVRAAGLVAEAAGVSGGVRIEIEKNVPIAGGMGGGSADAAATLIACDALWSAGLSRDHLHDLAAQLGADVPFALAGGTAIGLGRGDELSPVLTQGRFEWVLVLPHGELSTPVVYRELDLHRERHVGELGPVVEHPSVSTELLQALRAGDPAMLAENLANDLQAPAIHLSDELADVLELGERSGALAGLVSGSGPTVAFLAEDRESAIDLQIALSAAQLRAVRVSGPVHGARVMTLGG; this is encoded by the coding sequence ATGACGTCCGCGAGCCTGGGCCTTCCCGTTCACGCCCGTGCCCCTGGCAAGGTGAACCTGTACCTCGGCGTCGGTTCCGTCGGCGACGACGGTTACCACGACGTCGCCACCGTCTATCAGGCGGTGTCGCTGTACGAAGACGTGCGGGTGTGGCCGGCGTCCCAGGTGACGGTGAGCTTCAGCGGCCCCATCGACTGCAGCGGACTGCCGACGGATGACAGCAACATCGCCGTGCGCGCGGCCGGGCTCGTCGCCGAGGCGGCCGGCGTCTCCGGTGGCGTGCGCATCGAGATCGAGAAGAACGTGCCGATCGCGGGCGGCATGGGCGGCGGATCAGCGGATGCCGCTGCCACGCTCATCGCGTGCGACGCCCTCTGGAGCGCCGGCCTCAGCCGCGACCACCTGCACGATCTCGCCGCACAGCTCGGCGCGGATGTTCCGTTCGCGCTTGCCGGGGGAACCGCGATCGGGCTCGGACGCGGTGACGAGCTGAGCCCTGTTCTCACCCAGGGCCGGTTCGAGTGGGTGCTCGTGCTGCCGCACGGCGAGCTGTCCACGCCGGTCGTCTACCGCGAGCTCGACCTGCACCGCGAACGGCATGTCGGGGAGCTGGGACCGGTGGTCGAGCATCCGTCGGTCAGCACGGAGCTGCTGCAGGCGCTGCGTGCGGGGGATCCGGCCATGCTCGCCGAGAATCTCGCCAACGACCTGCAGGCGCCGGCCATCCACCTCTCCGACGAGCTCGCCGACGTGCTGGAGCTGGGGGAGCGCAGCGGCGCCCTGGCGGGACTCGTCTCCGGATCCGGTCCCACCGTCGCGTTCCTCGCCGAGGACCGGGAGAGCGCGATCGACCTGCAGATCGCTTTGAGCGCGGCGCAGTTGCGAGCCGTGCGGGTGTCCGGCCCAGTGCACGGTGCGAGGGTGATGACGCTCGGTGGGTGA
- the rsmA gene encoding 16S rRNA (adenine(1518)-N(6)/adenine(1519)-N(6))-dimethyltransferase RsmA: MTVQLLGPAEIRDLAELLDVTPTKKLGQNFVIDANTVRRIVRVAEVEPGDVVLEVGPGLGSLTLGLLEADASVVAVEIDGRLAAQLPITVEQLAPEAVERLTVVHQDALTVDTLPADPVRLVANLPYNVSVPVLLHLLQRIPTLESGVVMVQAEVGQRLAAGPGSKVYGSPSVKAAWYGSWRTAGQVSRQVFWPVPNVDSILVAFQRHEHPGGTEQGEHRQGDALSEEALRRRLFAIVDAAFGQRRKMLRQSLSGVFGDSARASAALEAVGLPPTARGEELTMEQFLALARHTPGSTTP, from the coding sequence ATGACCGTGCAACTGCTGGGACCAGCGGAGATCCGTGATCTTGCGGAGCTGCTCGATGTCACGCCAACGAAGAAGCTCGGACAGAACTTCGTGATCGACGCCAACACGGTGCGACGAATCGTGCGGGTGGCCGAGGTGGAGCCGGGCGACGTGGTGCTCGAGGTCGGTCCTGGACTCGGATCGCTGACCCTCGGCCTGCTGGAGGCGGATGCGTCGGTCGTGGCGGTCGAGATCGACGGTCGGCTTGCGGCACAGCTGCCGATCACGGTGGAACAGCTGGCGCCAGAAGCGGTCGAGCGGCTCACCGTCGTGCACCAGGATGCGCTCACGGTCGACACGCTCCCCGCCGATCCGGTTCGGCTCGTCGCCAACCTGCCGTACAACGTGTCGGTTCCCGTGCTTCTGCACCTGCTGCAGCGCATCCCGACGCTCGAGTCCGGAGTCGTCATGGTGCAGGCCGAAGTCGGGCAGCGTCTCGCGGCGGGGCCCGGATCCAAGGTGTACGGGTCGCCCAGCGTGAAGGCCGCGTGGTACGGATCGTGGCGCACGGCCGGACAGGTTTCCCGTCAGGTGTTCTGGCCGGTGCCGAACGTGGACTCGATCCTGGTCGCCTTCCAGCGGCACGAGCATCCGGGCGGCACCGAGCAGGGCGAGCACCGGCAGGGCGACGCTCTGAGCGAGGAAGCCTTGCGACGCCGCCTGTTCGCCATCGTGGATGCGGCCTTCGGCCAGCGTCGCAAGATGCTGCGGCAGTCGCTGTCGGGCGTCTTCGGGGATTCTGCACGGGCATCCGCCGCTCTGGAAGCCGTCGGCCTGCCGCCGACGGCCAGGGGAGAGGAACTCACGATGGAGCAGTTCCTGGCCCTCGCCCGCCACACCCCCGGTTCGACGACCCCGTAG
- a CDS encoding TatD family hydrolase — protein MPSDPTYPPLPTPLTVPVYDNHTHIDPSARPGRIEDGLALSYREQLDRASSVGVRGVVQVGTDVASSIWAAETAAIEPRMLAAVAIHPNDAPELDAAGTLDDALAVIDQLAGRPRVRAIGETGLDFFRTDEDGRAAQYRSFEAHIDMAKRHGLALQIHDRDAHADVISTLKRVGAPETVVFHCFSGGRDLAEICADNGWYMSFAGTVTFKNAQNLRDALEIAPRSLILVETDAPYLTPTPYRGRPNAPYLIPHTMRGMADVIGTDVSVLAAQIVSNTELVYGKWDSEPVQAPPTTPIGIIA, from the coding sequence ATGCCTAGCGACCCGACGTATCCGCCGCTGCCGACACCGCTCACGGTGCCGGTGTACGACAACCACACGCACATCGATCCGTCTGCGCGTCCCGGACGCATCGAGGACGGCCTGGCGCTCAGCTATCGCGAACAGCTGGACCGCGCCTCGTCCGTCGGCGTGCGCGGCGTGGTGCAGGTGGGCACCGACGTGGCGTCGTCCATCTGGGCGGCAGAGACGGCCGCAATAGAGCCTCGCATGCTGGCGGCTGTGGCCATCCACCCGAACGATGCGCCGGAGCTCGATGCCGCGGGCACCCTGGACGACGCGCTGGCCGTCATCGACCAGCTGGCCGGTCGTCCGCGGGTGCGGGCCATAGGTGAGACTGGCCTCGACTTCTTCCGAACGGACGAGGACGGCCGCGCGGCGCAGTACCGCTCCTTCGAGGCGCACATCGACATGGCGAAGCGGCACGGGCTGGCACTGCAGATCCACGATCGCGACGCGCACGCGGATGTCATCTCGACGCTGAAGCGCGTCGGCGCACCGGAGACGGTGGTGTTCCACTGCTTCTCAGGTGGACGCGACCTCGCCGAGATCTGCGCGGACAACGGCTGGTACATGTCGTTCGCCGGCACCGTGACGTTCAAGAACGCGCAGAATCTTCGCGACGCTCTGGAGATCGCTCCGCGCTCGCTGATCCTCGTCGAGACGGATGCGCCCTACCTCACGCCCACGCCGTACCGCGGCCGCCCGAACGCCCCGTACCTCATCCCTCACACCATGCGCGGGATGGCCGACGTGATCGGCACCGACGTGTCGGTGCTCGCCGCTCAGATCGTCTCGAACACCGAGCTCGTCTACGGCAAGTGGGATTCCGAGCCCGTTCAGGCGCCGCCTACGACGCCGATCGGCATCATCGCGTGA